A genomic window from Sporohalobacter salinus includes:
- a CDS encoding ferredoxin: MPTDTIVLEVDPELCISCGLCIEECPAVFDWGDNDKAVTTVDEVPEKVQGDAIAAQEGCPTDAIKDA; this comes from the coding sequence ATGCCTACAGATACTATAGTTTTAGAAGTAGATCCGGAACTCTGTATTAGTTGCGGTTTATGTATCGAGGAATGTCCTGCTGTCTTTGATTGGGGAGATAATGATAAAGCAGTAACTACAGTAGATGAAGTCCCAGAAAAGGTTCAAGGAGATGCTATTGCTGCTCAAGAAGGATGTCCTACTGATGCTATTAAAGATGCATAA
- a CDS encoding ATP-binding protein translates to MQTVENEVKGLLNKTQKEYGLFTFLVQIFIIFLITKLVTFFSVCSFIQHSTNIVCILNFIFELVVTFISWGLFFILIYTYQKTNGLENLYITFCALIVGTMNLGYIILVFNNPDLMHNYSEILTLGTTLVITAVVFLNWFVKSKEDKDEYYYYLLITIGVLTVSFLVAIFKFRADSNLVQLVFRLRILMILLLTSNIILYTRRFYNQNKKVDLSLVKAFIFFLLGQFFCFNADSIISLNYLAAELYKLAGFFYLFRVVLNSEITNKVFKINDETDSSEDKINTLRAQRHDFKNQLQTIYTMVQMDKPRRIEEYIQDLHFDLDNFNLETNYPVKKNEFDVVPALLTKKEEAERRGIDFNIEVDFALKEVNIPQNRISKIIFNLIDNAFDAVSDLAKEKQSVKVQLIDNGNYGKIIVSNPGPKIPVDKLDIIFQPGYSTKGDKRGFGLHIIKSILEEHGGKIKVESSKRSGTKFICCLPK, encoded by the coding sequence GTGCAAACTGTAGAGAATGAAGTGAAAGGCTTGTTAAATAAAACACAAAAAGAATATGGTTTATTTACCTTTTTAGTACAGATATTTATTATTTTTCTGATTACTAAGTTAGTTACTTTTTTTTCAGTTTGTAGCTTCATTCAACATTCTACAAATATTGTTTGTATATTAAATTTCATTTTTGAATTAGTGGTTACCTTTATTAGTTGGGGATTATTTTTTATTTTGATTTATACTTATCAAAAGACTAATGGGTTAGAAAATTTATATATTACATTTTGTGCTTTGATAGTAGGGACTATGAATTTAGGTTATATTATATTAGTATTTAATAATCCTGATTTGATGCATAACTATAGTGAAATATTAACTTTGGGGACTACTTTAGTAATTACGGCTGTTGTATTTCTTAATTGGTTTGTTAAATCAAAAGAGGACAAGGATGAATATTATTATTATCTATTAATTACAATTGGAGTTTTGACTGTAAGTTTTTTAGTTGCAATATTTAAATTTAGAGCAGATAGTAATTTAGTTCAATTAGTTTTTAGATTACGTATATTAATGATTTTATTATTAACAAGTAATATAATTCTTTATACTAGACGGTTTTATAATCAGAATAAGAAAGTGGATTTATCTTTAGTAAAAGCTTTTATCTTTTTTTTACTAGGACAGTTCTTCTGTTTTAATGCTGATAGTATAATTAGTTTAAATTATTTAGCAGCTGAGTTATATAAATTAGCTGGATTTTTCTATCTTTTTAGGGTGGTTTTGAACTCTGAGATTACAAATAAAGTATTTAAGATTAATGATGAAACTGATTCATCGGAAGATAAGATTAATACTTTGCGAGCGCAGCGGCATGATTTTAAGAATCAATTACAGACAATTTATACTATGGTTCAAATGGATAAACCAAGGAGAATTGAAGAATATATTCAAGATCTTCATTTTGATTTAGATAATTTTAATTTGGAAACTAATTATCCAGTGAAGAAGAATGAATTTGATGTAGTACCGGCATTATTGACTAAGAAAGAAGAAGCTGAGCGTAGAGGAATAGATTTTAATATAGAAGTTGACTTTGCATTAAAGGAGGTTAACATACCTCAAAATCGTATTTCTAAAATAATCTTTAATTTAATTGATAATGCTTTTGATGCTGTTAGTGATTTAGCTAAAGAAAAACAGAGTGTTAAGGTACAATTAATCGATAATGGGAATTATGGAAAAATAATTGTTTCTAACCCAGGGCCTAAAATTCCTGTTGATAAATTGGATATAATTTTTCAACCTGGTTATTCTACTAAAGGAGATAAAAGAGGTTTTGGTCTTCATATTATTAAAAGCATTTTAGAAGAACACGGCGGAAAGATTAAAGTTGAAAGCAGTAAAAGGTCGGGAACCAAGTTTATTTGTTGCTTGCCTAAATAA